The Thermasporomyces composti region CGTCCTGACCGTCTACACCCGCACGCGTCGGGTGTTCACCGACGACGACATCCGGCTCTTGACGACCATCGGCCGCCTGCTCGCGGGCGCGGTCCACCAGGCCCGCCTCCACCGTCGACTCCTGGCGCGTGAGCGCGCCTACGAACGGTTCACCGAGCAAGCCATCGCCGCCCAGGAGGTGGAACGCCGCCGGCTCGCCGCCGACATTCACGACGGCATCACGCAGCGACTGTGCAGCCTGCGCTTCCACCTGGACGCGGCCAGCGACGCCCTCACCGAGGACCCACCGTTCGCCTCGCGGCAGCTGGCGCTGGCCCGGGAGCTCGCCGACCTGACCCTCGACGAGGCGCGGGCCGCGATCACGAACCTACGGCCACCGGTTCTGGACGACCTCGGGCTCGCCGACAGCCTCGCCAGCCTGGCCCGGTCGATCCCGGGCGTCACGGTCCTCGTCGACGTCGAGGAATGCCTGCTTCCCGAGCACGTCGAGATCGCGCTCTACCGCATCGCCCAGGAGGCGTTGCAGAACGTCGTCAAGCACGCCGACGCCACACGGGTGCGCGTTCACCTGCGCCGCGACCCGTCCGAGGTGCTGCTGGAAGTCAGCGACGACGGGCGCGGCATCGACGACGGGGTACCAGCCACCGTCGAGGACCGGTCCCCCGGCGGCTACGGCATGACGAGCATGACCGAACGAGCCGAGCTCATCGGAGGTCGACTCGACGTCCGCTCCCGGCCCGGGATCGGTACCACCGTGACCGCCCGCATCCCGGTGTCCTGAGCGGCACCGAGGCACTGGCACCGGCGTTGCCCGAGGCCCGCTGACGCCTCGAGGTCTCAGTCGGCCTCGGTGAGGTAGAGGAAGTGGGACGCGTCGATGAGCCGCAAGACCTGCCGGACCACGAGCGGCATGGGCCGTCGGCTCTCGTCGTGGACGACCCGGGGATCGCGCAGGCGGACCGTCCGACCCCGGGTGGTGAGCTCACACTCTCCCGCCGCCAGGACGTTCTTCACCCAGTCGGCGTCGGGTCCGTAGGTCAAGGCCACCACGTAGCCGTCCGGCGTCCGGAACACGTTGAGCGGCGTCCGGTAGCGATGTCCGGAACGCCGGCCGACGTGGGTGAGGACGCCGAAGCCCGGGAGCCAGGGCGCGACGTGGCCGAGGACACGGTTGGTCGCCCGCCGATTGAAGCGCGCCACACGCCTGCTGAGCACCATGAGAGCAGCCACCTCGGTCGTCACGCTGGAACCGGCCGTGGGCGAGCTGACCGCGTGTCAGCCCTGCTCCCGCAGCAGCTCCACGAGCACGGCCGCCTGGCTGCGCTCGAGATCCCTGCTCGCGGTCAGCAAGGTCAGGGTGTCCTGTTCGGCGAGCTCGCGCAAGCGTGCGAGCCCCGCCCGACCGGTCGCCGTGCCGAGCTCGGCGGTGTACCGGCGCTTGAACTCGTCGAACCTCTCCGGCTTGTGGCCGTACCACATGCGCAGTTCATGCGAGGGCGCGACGTCCTTCTCCCAGGAGTGCAGATTGGCGTCCTCCTTGGTGAGGCCCCGCGGCCAGATGCGGTCGACCAGCACGCGGAAGCCATCGTCGTCGGAGACGGGATCGTAGACCCGGCGACACCGCACCTCGCGCACCATGGACCGCCCCCTCGCGTCGACGTGTCATCGTCGTCCAGATTCCCCGGTCGGGCACTCCGGACACCCCGCGAGGTGTGTGGACGGCTGGAGCGAGAGAGATGGCGTGAAGATCGACTACTCGTCGTCGGTCTCGTCCCAGCGCTCGACGATGTAGCGGATGGCTCCGCAGCTGCGGCAATGGGTCTCGTCGGCCTCGGGATCGGCCCAGGAGTGCGCGGTCTGACAGGCGACCGGAACGTAGCGAGGCGCCTGAACGACCTCACGCCGAACAGCGGACGTGACAGGTTGCCGATCTTCAGGCATGCCCGGAGCATAGCGCCGACACGTGAGGGCGGAAAGGGTTTCGTCACCCCCTGCGGAGATCGCCAGCGCGGCGCCTAAGCTCGCGGGGTGCGTCGACTGCTTGTCGTGGTCAGCGTCGTGGTCTTCGTCGACGCGATGCTCTACGGCGTCCTCGCGCCGCTCGTACACGGCTACGCCCACGACTTCGCGTTGTCCAAGACCGGCGCCGGCCTGCTCGTCGCGGCGTTCGGCACTGGCGCGTTCGCCGGTGGCATCCCCGGTGGGCTCGCGGCCCAGCGGTGGGGGCCGAAACGCACCGTGCTGCTCGGGCTCGGTTTGATGGCGTTCGCCAGTTTGGCGTTCGCGATCGCCGGCGACCCGTGGACGCTTGGCGTCTCGCGGTTCGCACAAGGCATGTCGAGCAGCACCACGTGGGCCGGCGCCCTCGCCTGGCTCACCGTGCTGACCTCACGCGATCGCCGCGGGCAGGTGCTGGGCACGGTGTTCGGGACGGCCGTCTTCGGGGCGATCCTGGGCCCCATGGTCGGGGCGGCGGCCGACCTGATCGGTATTCGCCCGTCCTTCCTCGTGATGACCGGGCTCGCGCTCGTCCTGCTCGTGAGCGCCGCCGCGATGCCGGCTGCGCCGGTCGAGCGCCAACGGCCGGGCGCGCTCGCCCAGGCCGCGCGTGACTACGCGTTCCTCGCCGGCCTGTGGTTCAACACGCTGCCCGCGCTGTTGTTCGGGACCGCCACCTTGCTGGTGCCGCTCGCGCTCGGTGACGCGGGCTTCACGCCGTTCGGGATCGGCGCGGTCTTCCTGTGTGCGGGGATGCTGGAGTCGGCGCTCAACCCGATCGTGGGCCGGCTCAGCGACCGGTATGGACGCTTCCGCCCCGCGCGGGTGGCGCTCGCCGCCTCGGCGGTCGTGGCCACCGCCTTGGCGTTCACGTCCGAGCCGTTCGTGCTCGCCGCTCTCATGTGCGCGGCGTCGCTCACGTTCGGCGGCTTCTACACCCCCGGGATGGCGCTGGTCTCGGACCGGGCCGAGCACGTCGGGCTGGCTCAAGGACTGGCCTTCGGGGTCATGAACTCGGCGTGGGCACTCGGTAACCTCGCCGGCCCCGCGCTCGGCGGCACCGCCGCCGAACGGTGGGGCGACGCCACGCCCTACCTGGCGGGCGCCGTCCTCTGCCTCCTCACGTTGGTGGCCGCGCAGCGACTGCGAGGGACGCGACCCACGCCGCGGACCCCGGTCAGCGTGGCGACCCCGCCGGGCCGCCAGGCTCCTTGAGGATCGGGAAGAGGTACCGGTCGGTGATGTGGTTCAGCACTCGCCGCGCCTGACGGAAGCGGTCAGCGACGTCCGCCACGACATCGAGGTGCACGGTGCGGAACGGCGCCAACTCGTACGCGCGCCGATACCAGCGAGCGCCGAGGTGCTCGAAGAGCTCCACGGCGGGCATGGTGACCATCCGCTCCCGTTCCTCCCCGGGACCCACACCGGACAACCGCAGCAACCGGCTCGCGTCGATCGGACCGAGGGCGTGCTGCTGGACGTACTCGGGGAAGACCCCGGAGAGGAAGAGGGCGACGTCACCCAGTCGGCGGTAGATTCCGGGGCGCTCGGCGTCGCTCACCGCCTCCAGCAGACCCGCCAGCCGTACCGGATCCAGCTCGCTGAACCGTCGCCACCGCCAGCCTCGTCCGGTGCGGACCCGGTAGCGGCCGCTGGCCACCCGGGTGAACGACGCGAGCAGCTCCGCCAGCAGGAACCTGCGCGCCGGCGAGCTGAGGAAGTCGACCAGCTGCGGGGCGTCGAACACCGGCACCGTCTGGCGCGGCGCGGTGCGCTCCAGGACGTAGTTCATCGACGAGAGCTCGTCGGCCGACCGGTGCACGACGAGCGCGAAGACGAGGAACGGCGACACGTCGAGGAGCTGCCCCGACGCGGTGACCCGCGTGCCGAAGACCGCCTCGAAGACGGCCGGGTCGGAGAGAAGTCGCGGAATCGCGGTCGGATCACGGCGCAGGTCGTCGACTGCCACCCGGCCACCCGACGTTCTGGCGAGCAGCTCGAGGTCCGTGGTGGTCAGGTGGTCCGCGTAGGAGACGCCAAGACCGTCCACAAAAACCACAGTACGACGGCACCGGCGCAGCGGAACCCGGTTCTCAGCTCCCGGCCCCTCCTGTGCCGAACCGCTCAACCGCCGCAGCGCCAGGGTGAAGAACGGCGTGGCGGCCCGGGCGGCCACGCGTCCCACCACCGCCGGAAGCCGTCCGAGGGCGGTGAGCTCCTCCTGCCAGGTGAGCCGGCAGCGGTCGGGCCCCAGCGGCTCGATCGTGAACGTCCCGGTCCCTCGCAACACCGCCCCGTCGTGCCGGATCACGCAGCGGGTGGGCGGCTCCCAGACGACCACCTCCATGGGGTCGACCACCCGAAACGGTCCGAGGCCGGTGACCGCCTCCAGACGCGTTCCTCGCCCGTGCCGAGGACCGGGCAGGACCCGCACCGTCGTCCCGGGCATCCACTGCCCCTGGGCCTCCCAGTCGACGAGACGCGCCCAGACCTCGCTCGCCTTCGCCCGGATCGTCCGGCTCGTTCGGATTCGCACGCCGGTACCGTACCTGTCGGACACAAAAGAAGGGCGTCTCCCATGGTGAGACGACCGGGTCGCCGCGTAGGGTGGGGCCGCTCAGGATCACGGGGGAGGTGCTCGCCATGCGGCTCACGAGACCGACGACGCTAGCCTTGGCCGGCCTCGCTCTGACGGTGGGAGCGGTCGCCGCCCCGACGGCCTTGGCGGCGCCGTCTGCCGCCCCGACGGCCATGGGCGCGGCCGCCTCCGCCACGGGAGCGGACGCACGCACCGCCGCGCCCCTGGACTCCTGCGACGCTCTCCTCGTGGACTCGGCGGGCGTCCTCTCCGCCGAGGAAGCTCGACGGGTCACCGAGGCCGCGCGTTCGTTCCGCAGCGAGACGGCCTTCGAGGTCCGGATCCGCATCCTCACCCAGCAGGAGGCGCCGTCTCTCGAGTCGTGGATGGACGCACAGGAGGCGGCCTGCCCGACCTGGCTGGCCGCCGACGGTGGGTTCCGCAGCAACCTCGTGGTCTTGGCGTTCACCACCGACTCTCCCACCGACACCGGTGAGACCGGGCTCTACTACGGCGCCCAGATGCCCTCGGACATGGACCAGGCCTGGCCGCGCATCCTGGCCGACGAGATCAATCCCGCGATCAGGGACGGCGACTGGGACCGCGGCATCACGTCCGGCCTCACCGCGGTGGAGCGGGCCATCAACCCACCCTCGAGGTCGGGGCAGTTCGCCGTCGTGGTCGCCGCGCTGGTTGTGGTCCTCGTCGGCCTGGTCGGCGGGGGCGTCGCGGTCGGGCGGCGGCGCCGTCGACGCCAGCTCGCCGAGCGCTTCGCGGCCGCGACGGCGAAGCTGGACGAGCTGACGCTGCCCCTGGACGACCAACTCCAGCTGCTGCGCCGCGACACGGAGCTGCTGCGCGAGGCCGTCGCCGACGAGGAGGAGACCCGGGGGGTCGCACCGGCGGAGCGCCTGCTCCGCGAGGGTGACCGGATCCTGCACCAACGCTCGGAGCTGTCCATCGGTCGCGACCGTGTGCTCGAGGACCGCGACCTCGCGGCGGTCGAGCGAGCGGTCTCCGCGTGGGAGGAGCTGGCCTCGTCGGCGGCGACGCTCATGGAGAAGCTGACCGCCGAGCAGCGTCGCCTCGCCGACCTCGTCGGCCGGCTGCAGACGGTGCGGGAACGCGCGCGGGACGTCCCGCGGCTCGCCGAGAAGGTCGCGGCGGCGGCGGACGCCGGGGAACGCGACGGCTTCGTCGTCACGACGGAGCGGTCGGTTCTCGACACCGTGGGCGAGCGGCTCGCCGAGATCGACCGCCTCGCCGCCGAGCGACGTCTGCTCAGCGCCGACGAGCGGCTCACGGCGCTGGTCGACGACCTCACGTCGGCGCACAAGCAGTTGACCCGGCTCCGGCGGCGTCGAGCGGCACTCACCACGCTGGTCGGGAAGCTCCAGGAGGCCACCGCGAAGGTGTCGGACCTGGCCGAGGAGGCCGCCGCCGCCTTGGCGGAGCTTCAGACAGGTTACGCGCCGAGCCTGTGGACCGACGCCGCGACATTCGTCAGCGCCGGCCGCGAGCGGTTGGCAAGTGCGCGGGAGCGGGCGAGCGCCGCGGAGTCCGCGCTCGCGGCCGGTGACCTCGGTACCGGGGAGCGCCACGCCGAGGCCTGGCGGATGGACGTCCGCCACGCACGCCGCGTGTTCACCCGCGTGATCAAGCGACTGGGCCGCGTGCGTCAGCTCCGCGACGCCGTGCCCCGCAAGCACGCCGACGTGGCCGCCCGCCTCGACCGCCTCCAGACGATCGTCTCCACCCCCGACGTCAACGGCAGCCTGCGCGCCAAGGCCGCGACTCTGACCTCGGAGCTGAAGGCGCTCGACATCCATGCCGAGCAACCTGACTGGATCACGCTGAACCGGCAGCTCACGGCTCTCCGCTCACGGGTTGACGCGGCCGTGCGGGAGGCGACCCGAGCGCGCGCCGAGGCCGAGCGCCGCCACCGCGAGGCGTACCTGCGCACCCGGCCCAGGCGAACAACGGGCTTCTCCTTCTCAGGCGGCACCAGCCGTTTCTCAGGCGGCACCAGCCGTGGCGCCCGTCTCCGCTCGAGCACAGGCCGACACGGCGGCTCGGTCTCCCGGAGCTCGCGCGGCCGCCGTGGTGGCTCGGCCCGCCGGTGACGTGGACGCGTGCGGCCGAACGTACACACGGGCGGCCTGATCAGCCGCGACGGCGGCGGGCCGCGGTCCGGCGGCCGCTCTCGCGTTGCAGCGCCTCCACCAGCTGTCGCTTGGTCATCCGCGACCGGCCGGGTATGTGCAGCTGCTGGGCTCGCTGGTAGAGGTGCGCCTTGCTGGCGTTGGCGTCGACGCCTCCCGCCGTGGCGCGCGACCGGCGGGAGCTCGGCGTCCTGCGCTGCGCCTGCGGGTCGGATGGACCCGCCGACGCCTTGGGCTCCCAGTGGTCGCCGACCTTCTCGAACTCGTGCTTGAGCGCCGCGTAGGCGGTCCGATGGGCTCGTTGACCCTCGCCGTACGTCTTGACGGCCGAGTCGTGCGCTTTCGTCCAGATGTCCTGCGCTCGCTTCGAGGATCGCAGGAGGGTCGACGGCAGCTCCTGTCGAGCCGGCATGTGACACCGCCTCCTTGGTCGTCGTTGCGCGGTGTACTCCCGCCCCGTACCCGGGTCATTCCGCTTGACACGTCCGGCCCGGCACATCGCCGGTGTCCGACCTGGGCCCAGGCTCACCGTTTGGGCGAGACGCGGCGGACCACCGTTCGACGTCCAGCGCGTGGCCCATGACCTGACGGGTACGGGTCTCGCCAAGACGGAGCAGCGGCTCGCGAAGGGGGAGGTCATGTCCCAGGAGGAGTACCCGGGCCAGACCCTCGTGACGAAGGACCACGACGTCATCAGGCAGTGGGGAGAAGAGCGGAACGCCGTGCCCGCGACCGTGCCGGGCAGCCGGCACGGCGACCACGTGGGCGTCCTTCGCTTCGACTTCCCCGGTTACGGCGGTGAACGCCTGGAGCACATCTCGTGGGACGAGTGGTTCCGCACGTTCGACGAGCGGAACCTGGAGTTCGTCTACCAGGAGCACCGCAGCGGCGGTGAGCCGAGCAACTTCTTCCTCGTGCGCAGCGCCGAGCAGTGACGACGCCCTGCCGGCTGTCCGCGTCGGCCACGGGCGGCGGCTCGAGGGCCGCGGCTCGCCGGCGCGGTGTTCACCGGCCGGCGGAAGCCCAGTAGCCTGCGCCGGGTGGGGTGCACGCCATGAGGATCGTGTCGCTGTTGCCGTCCGCCACCGAGATCCTCTTCGCGCTCGGCGCTGGCGACGACGTGGTCGGGGTGACCTTCGAGTGTGACTATCCCCCGGAGGCGCGCAGCCGGAGGATCGTGTCCACCAGCGCCCTGCCGGAGGGCCTCACCCCGGCGGAGATCGACGCCGCGGTGTCGGAGAGGCTGGCGGCCGGCGAGGACCTCTACCACCTCGACCGTGGCGCCCTCGAGGGCCTCGACCCGGACCTGATCGTCACGCAGGACCTGTGCGCGGTGTGCGCGGTCGACGTCTCGGTGGTGGACGACGCCCTCGCCTTCCTCGGATGCCAGGCGAAGGTCCTCACCCTCGACCCGCAGAACCTCGACCAGGTGCTCGCCTCGATCATCCAGCTCGGCGAGGCGGTAGGGCGACAGGACACCGCCGAGTCGCTCGTCGCGCAGCTTCGGGCACGTCTGGACACGGTCGCCGCAGCGGTGCGCGGACGCCGGCCGGTCCGCACCATGGTGCTCGAGTGGACCGAACCGCCGTTCGCGCCTGGCCATTGGATCCCGGACATGGTCGCGATGGCGGGCGGGACACCTGTCCTGGGCGTATCCGGTGAACGCTCCGAACGCGTCTCCTGGGACGCGGTGGCGGCCGCCGACCCCGAGCTCATCGTCTGCGCGCCCTGCGGATACGACCTCGCCGCGTCGGTGCGCCTGGCCGAAGCCGTCGTGGCCGCCGGTGTCCTGCCACCGACGGTGCCGGTGTGGGCGGTGGACGCCAACGCGTCCTTCGCCCGGCCCGGGCCGCGCCTCGTGGACGGCGTGGAGGCGCTGGCGGCCGTGCTGCACCCGGACGCCGGGCTCCCGGTGAACCAGCGACTGGCCCGGCAGGTACGTCCCGGGGTGACGTGACGATGAGCGTCTCGTCGCGAGTGGTCGACGCGACAAGCGGCGCACCGGCGGTCGGCGTGGCGGTCAGCTTGTGGGAGTCAGCCGCGATCGAGGGCGAGGCGCCGGCCGAGGGGGCGTGGACTCTGCTGTCGCAGGGTCACAGCCAAGCCGATGGAACCGTCGAGAGCTGGGCGGTGCGCCAGGGCATCTATCGGCTGGTGTTCGCGATCGGCGCCTGGTGGGCCCAATGCGGCATGCCGACGGTCTACCCCGAGGCCGTCGTCACGTTCAGCGTGACGGACCCTGGTACGCACTGCCACGTGACGCTCCTGGTGAGCCCGTACGCCTACACCGCCACCGTCACCACCGAACGTCCGGTCGAGTGACCTCAGCCGCCGCCCCACACCTTGCGGACCATGTCGCGGGCACGGTCCACCACCGCGGCCACCGGGCCGAACAGCAGGTTCCTCCCGCCGGTCTCCACGCCCGGGTGCGGACGGGTCGGCGCGGTCGCCTCCGCCGCCTTGAGCGCCTTGGCCATCGTCGCCCGTTGCTTGGCGTTCGTCGACCGCTGCAGGTGGATGAACTCGTAGCGTTCCTCCGCCCGGGCGTGGGCCATGACAGCGGTCCGCAACGCCAGCAGCTCGGGGAGAAAGCGGGGATCGGACGGATCCATGCGATCCAACCTGCTCAACCGTTCCTTGGCGTCCCGTTCCTCCCGGAGGCGATCCTCGACGACGCCTTCCCCACCGTCGAAGGCGCGACGAGCGTAGGGATGGACGACTTCTTCCTCCGCTGTCTCGTGGATCGACAGCAGACGCACGAGCCGCCGAAAGGCGTCCACCCGCGCCTCGCCGGTGCTGGCCTCGACCTCGTCGAACAGGTTGCGAATCTCGCCGTGTTGCCGTACCAGGAGCGCCACCACGTCCTCGGTGGAGCCGGGAACGTCCGCTGCGGGCCGGTCACTCATCTCGTCCTCCGCGTCCAAGGTGCCCGAAGACCTCGCGACTTCGGACCGTCATGTCGTCGACCATCGAGGACCTCAGTGCGGCGCACGCAACGACGCGACCGGGTGCTCGCCCTCGCTCTGGACGCGGTAGTCGCGCCCGAACATCTCGCGGTGGTCCTCGATGACCTGCTCACTCGGCACGAGCCCGTCGCCGTTGACCCGCTGCTGCATCGCCTGGAAGCGCTCGTGGGCCTCACGCACGTAGCCGGCGCCCAGCGTGGTGATGTCGATCTGCGTGTCGAGCAGGTTGCGGATGAAGGCCTTGTTCGACTCGAACGTCACCGGTCTCGGCAGCTCCGGGGCGACGACCTCGGCCGCCTCGCGCCCGTCGTGCCGGCGCATCAGGTCGGCGGCGATCCGCAAGTGCTCCAGCTCCATGTTCAGGTGAAGCTCCCAGATCGACTTCACCTTCGGATCGGTCTCCTGCTCCATGAAGCTGTAGTACATGTAGCACTCGTTGTACTCGTGGTTGACGAGCTGCTCCCACCAGGTCTCGCCCGGGTCCACCAGCGACTCGTAGTGGGTGACGTGCTCCTCCTCGATCATGCCGATCTCTTGGTAGAGCTGACGCGCGATGGGCTCCATGTACATGGGGCCGACGTTCATGTAGAAGTTCATCGTCTGCTGCTCGGTCGCCATGATGGTGAGCGCGTGCAGCTTCGACAGGGGGTTGGTCGACGCGCGGTCGTAAGGGTCGCGAACGTTGTCGACCGGGTCCCGGTGCTGGAACTTGGTCGGGCGGCCCGGCATGACCTCGGTGAGGTTGTCGACGATCGACTCCGCCTTGCGGTGCTCGATCATCTCGTACAGGTTCGCGTAGCGGTACAGGTGATCGAAGTCCTCGAGTACGCCGAACTCGTACGCCTGCCTGAGGTAGGGGTCCGGCTCCATGCGAGCCACCCAGGCGGTCAGGTCGGAGGCCACTTGCTCGTAGGCGATCGCGGTCTCCAGGACGGACGAAAGACCCGGGAGAAGCCAGTTGACCACCCGCTGCTGCTGCGCCTCGATGTAGCGGGTGCGCGCCAATTCCCGGCGGACGTCACTGTCCATGCAATGCCGAGCCAGATTGTGGCTGAAGAAAACGGCCTCGGTCTCGATGCCGTTCATGGTGATGATCCGGCACCGCGTGTAGGGGTCACAGTGGTCGGGATCGATCGGTGTCACGTTGAGCTCGCGCCAATTCCGCACCTGCTGTTCGAGCGGAATTCCACGCTCCTCCAGGGGATTGAACGACATGAAAGACCTCCCGTCCCTCCCCAGCTGGATACCCGACGCTTCGTCAGCAGGAAACAGGAGCTCTGAGGAGGGGGAAACACCGGGAGGCCGCGATTCGACGGCGGTCCCGCGATTCAGGATCCGCCCGACCGTCGGTCGGTCCGTGAAAACGCGACGCTCTCACGTCCGCCTGACGATGGGCGGCCGTGGCCCACCCAGACCGCGCAGCGGGGCAAGCTGAGCCTCGGCACCGCTTTGCTGGGTGGCGGCGCTGAGACCGACGATCGGCCCGGCCCAGCACAGGCCGTACTGGTCGAACCGGTTCCGGGCGTGGAGGTACGACTCGGTGGCCTGGTGACGCAGGTACCGCTGGTAGGGCCGACCGACGAGGGCGGCGTTCAGCTCGCCGAGGTTGCGCACGTAGACGCCCTTGAACGTGGGTCCGTCCGCGCCACACGAGGGCTCGCACGGCTCGGTGAGCACACCCTGGGGGTTGAGGAACTCGCTCGTCGTCGAGGCGTCCGCGAGCTCGCGGGCGCGCGCCAGGTAGCTGTCGTCGCCGGTGGCCCACGCCAACTCGGTCAGCGCCCCGAGGATGATGCCCTGGTTGTACGTCCACGTCGTCTGGCCGTTGTTCTGGCACGTTTCGCTGCTCAGACCGTCGTTGACGAGGTTCTCCGCGTTGATCATCCCGCTGGCCTCGAACCACCGCCAGATCTCGAGGGCGCGCTGCAGGTACTCCGTGTCGCCGGGGATGCGGTTGTGCAGGCTCGCGGCGACCTTGATGAACAGCTCGTTGGTGACCGCGTTCTTGTAGCGCTGGTGGATGTTCCACACGAGGCCGCCGCCGCAGACGTCGTCGCGGCTGGCCCACATGTAGTCGGCGTCGTACTTCGCCGTCTCCAGGTAGCGCGGATCACCGGTGAGGTCGTACGCCCTGATCCACGCCAGCGCCCACCACCCGGTGTCGTCGATGTAGTCGTTGGTGAAGTTTCCGCCCTGGGCGTCGAGGTTCTTCTCGTAGGTGTTGGCGATGATCCATTCGTGCCGCCGGTCGCCGGTGACGAGCATGTAGTCGATGACCGCGGTGAGTGCGTTGGCGGAGTTCCACCAGCCGGTCGTCTTCCACAGACCGGTGTCGGCGTCGTACAGCTTCACCAGCGCGTCGATCGCCCGCGTGGCAGGTCTGCCGGTGCCCGACGGCGTCTCCACGCCGATCCACGCGGTACATACCACGTCGTCGCGGTTGCCGGCCTTGCCGCACGCGCGCAGGACGGCGTCGCGACCGGTCGCCTGATCCTCCAGGGAGGACAGCAGGGTGCTCGTGCCGCGTTGCCCGGCGGGGATCGTGGTGTAGCCGAGCCGCTCCTCCGCGATGGTCTCCCCACCGTCGAACGAGCGGTCCAGCCACACCTCGTCGGTGGGGTCACCGTTGCCGATCGTCGCCCACCCCGCCGCGTCACGGTCGGAGATGTGCAGCTCGATGGAGCGGCCGAAGATCGTCGCACCGTCGGCGAGTCGGTTCTCCGTCGCCAGCTCCACTGGCGCGCCATCGCAGACCGTGCCGCAGATGGCGTTCCCCGGTGCCCGCTCGTTCACTGTCGTCACCTCCGCGGACGCGGACGCCGGCAGAACGCTCATCGCCAGCAGACTCGCGGCCACCGTCACCGCGGCGCGCATTCCTCGCGGCACCTCGCCCATGGACGTCTCCCCCGACGGAAGCAAAACTTTGCTGTGGAAACATCCCATGGGACAGAACCGCCGACAAGGCGAACGCCGAAACTGGCCTGACGCGATCTAGCCCGAAATTGGCCGTCCAATTTCATTCCTCAGATGTTCATGTTCCCTTCGTTCTTTCCTAGCCTTACGCGCGCCACGATCACGGTGGAGAAGCCCACTTCGGGCGGTTGAGCCACAACGTGGGAGGAGCAGGCGGATGCGCGACGAGCTGGTGGGTCGACGGATTCGACAGCAGCTGCTCGCGGGAGACCTGGATCGCCGGAAGTTCATGGCGGTCACCGCGGCGAGCACGGTCGCTCTTGTCCTCGGAAAAGGGCCGTACACCACGCGGACGATGAACTCCGGACGTTTCTCGGACTACCCGTTCACGCTGGGCGTGGCGTCGGGCGACCCGCTGCCGGACGGCGTGGTGCTGTGGACCCGTCTGGCGCCTGACCCGCTCGCTGAGGGCGGCCACGGCGGCATGCCCGACGCTCGCGTTCCCGTGCAGTGGGAGGTGGCCGAGGACGAGAACTTCCGCAGGGTCGTACGCCGGGGAACCGCGTCGGCGTACCCGGAGCTGGCCCACTCCGTCCACGTCGAGGTGTCCGGGCTGAAGCCGAACCGCTGGTACTACTACCGCTTCCGGGCACGGGGTGAGATCAGCCCGGTCGGGCGCACCAAGACCACACCCGCCTACGGCGCGGCGGTCGACCAGCTTCGCTTCGCGTTCGCCTCGTGCCAGCGGTACACCGACGGCTACTACACCGCCTACCAGCACATGGCGCAGGAGGACCTGGACTTCGTCCTCCACCTCGGTGATTACATCTACGAGTACGGCGTCGAGATGAACGGCGGCGCACGCAACCTGCCCGACCTGCTGCCGGACTACCTCATCCCCGAGGCCGTCACGCTCGACCGCTACCGC contains the following coding sequences:
- a CDS encoding GAF domain-containing sensor histidine kinase, giving the protein MTARALGLADAAAENALLVGIIEAISAGPELEVLAAKVAPLIVAATDTDACCVHVLDDTERSLTLVGATPPLDRQVGEVHLHLGEGVTGKAASRQEPVVATAEAGHGHSTMPLGEEHSCLAVPMTTAPGGLVGVLTVYTRTRRVFTDDDIRLLTTIGRLLAGAVHQARLHRRLLARERAYERFTEQAIAAQEVERRRLAADIHDGITQRLCSLRFHLDAASDALTEDPPFASRQLALARELADLTLDEARAAITNLRPPVLDDLGLADSLASLARSIPGVTVLVDVEECLLPEHVEIALYRIAQEALQNVVKHADATRVRVHLRRDPSEVLLEVSDDGRGIDDGVPATVEDRSPGGYGMTSMTERAELIGGRLDVRSRPGIGTTVTARIPVS
- a CDS encoding nitroreductase family deazaflavin-dependent oxidoreductase, yielding MVLSRRVARFNRRATNRVLGHVAPWLPGFGVLTHVGRRSGHRYRTPLNVFRTPDGYVVALTYGPDADWVKNVLAAGECELTTRGRTVRLRDPRVVHDESRRPMPLVVRQVLRLIDASHFLYLTEAD
- a CDS encoding DUF488 domain-containing protein, whose product is MVREVRCRRVYDPVSDDDGFRVLVDRIWPRGLTKEDANLHSWEKDVAPSHELRMWYGHKPERFDEFKRRYTAELGTATGRAGLARLRELAEQDTLTLLTASRDLERSQAAVLVELLREQG
- a CDS encoding MFS transporter; translation: MRRLLVVVSVVVFVDAMLYGVLAPLVHGYAHDFALSKTGAGLLVAAFGTGAFAGGIPGGLAAQRWGPKRTVLLGLGLMAFASLAFAIAGDPWTLGVSRFAQGMSSSTTWAGALAWLTVLTSRDRRGQVLGTVFGTAVFGAILGPMVGAAADLIGIRPSFLVMTGLALVLLVSAAAMPAAPVERQRPGALAQAARDYAFLAGLWFNTLPALLFGTATLLVPLALGDAGFTPFGIGAVFLCAGMLESALNPIVGRLSDRYGRFRPARVALAASAVVATALAFTSEPFVLAALMCAASLTFGGFYTPGMALVSDRAEHVGLAQGLAFGVMNSAWALGNLAGPALGGTAAERWGDATPYLAGAVLCLLTLVAAQRLRGTRPTPRTPVSVATPPGRQAP
- a CDS encoding SRPBCC family protein, whose product is MRIRTSRTIRAKASEVWARLVDWEAQGQWMPGTTVRVLPGPRHGRGTRLEAVTGLGPFRVVDPMEVVVWEPPTRCVIRHDGAVLRGTGTFTIEPLGPDRCRLTWQEELTALGRLPAVVGRVAARAATPFFTLALRRLSGSAQEGPGAENRVPLRRCRRTVVFVDGLGVSYADHLTTTDLELLARTSGGRVAVDDLRRDPTAIPRLLSDPAVFEAVFGTRVTASGQLLDVSPFLVFALVVHRSADELSSMNYVLERTAPRQTVPVFDAPQLVDFLSSPARRFLLAELLASFTRVASGRYRVRTGRGWRWRRFSELDPVRLAGLLEAVSDAERPGIYRRLGDVALFLSGVFPEYVQQHALGPIDASRLLRLSGVGPGEERERMVTMPAVELFEHLGARWYRRAYELAPFRTVHLDVVADVADRFRQARRVLNHITDRYLFPILKEPGGPAGSPR
- a CDS encoding TPM domain-containing protein, which encodes MRLTRPTTLALAGLALTVGAVAAPTALAAPSAAPTAMGAAASATGADARTAAPLDSCDALLVDSAGVLSAEEARRVTEAARSFRSETAFEVRIRILTQQEAPSLESWMDAQEAACPTWLAADGGFRSNLVVLAFTTDSPTDTGETGLYYGAQMPSDMDQAWPRILADEINPAIRDGDWDRGITSGLTAVERAINPPSRSGQFAVVVAALVVVLVGLVGGGVAVGRRRRRRQLAERFAAATAKLDELTLPLDDQLQLLRRDTELLREAVADEEETRGVAPAERLLREGDRILHQRSELSIGRDRVLEDRDLAAVERAVSAWEELASSAATLMEKLTAEQRRLADLVGRLQTVRERARDVPRLAEKVAAAADAGERDGFVVTTERSVLDTVGERLAEIDRLAAERRLLSADERLTALVDDLTSAHKQLTRLRRRRAALTTLVGKLQEATAKVSDLAEEAAAALAELQTGYAPSLWTDAATFVSAGRERLASARERASAAESALAAGDLGTGERHAEAWRMDVRHARRVFTRVIKRLGRVRQLRDAVPRKHADVAARLDRLQTIVSTPDVNGSLRAKAATLTSELKALDIHAEQPDWITLNRQLTALRSRVDAAVREATRARAEAERRHREAYLRTRPRRTTGFSFSGGTSRFSGGTSRGARLRSSTGRHGGSVSRSSRGRRGGSARR